The Carnobacterium sp. 17-4 genome has a window encoding:
- a CDS encoding response regulator transcription factor, translating to MYSIMLVDDEQDIRQSIIELVHWEKMGFEIIGEASNGEEALEVMEDNVPDILITDIKMPIMDGIELSKRVREENPAVKIVFLSGYEDFEYAVSGIKLTILEYLLKPASISDLENMLGKVREKLDEEKRSANDLETIEKDFLKKFDVNKMSFLVSLITDNYSDVSESEFQKLLQTYQLDLTGERQVLLNITIDKPSFAKSSSGSQNLELMKFSLTNTIRKIVDKYVQGEVFTFTSNSVAILSDTKENIEMYTDILVKEINKSVQKIFGFSIGIGVSEEYVRISDTKRAFQSSISALNYQTTLGENKGIYISDIETVRQNEIVFDEVNEAKLVSLIKIGSKEELETFIDQLFQQFYVGMNSQEHLQIFLMELYVSVLKAYKTTILKYDSDILQQVQVISEIHRYEDRQVIKEWFKNFCLSAIAIIQEQRKEKSDSLAKQSYDYLVKHYSDSSLSLKQVSKQMLISPSYFSSLFKKENGLSFTDALVKIRMEKAKEHLLTTDHKIFEIAIDSGYTDQHYFSYCFKKYFGESPNKIRETFKKNKLLAESKS from the coding sequence TTGTATTCAATTATGTTAGTAGATGATGAACAGGATATTCGTCAATCCATTATTGAACTCGTCCATTGGGAAAAAATGGGATTCGAAATCATTGGGGAAGCCAGTAACGGTGAAGAAGCATTGGAGGTGATGGAAGATAACGTTCCAGATATATTGATCACGGATATAAAAATGCCGATCATGGATGGTATTGAACTGTCTAAACGAGTAAGGGAAGAAAATCCTGCTGTTAAGATTGTATTTTTAAGCGGATATGAAGATTTTGAGTACGCAGTCAGCGGCATAAAATTAACCATTCTTGAGTATTTATTAAAACCGGCTTCTATTAGTGATTTAGAAAATATGCTTGGAAAAGTACGGGAAAAGTTGGATGAAGAGAAACGGTCAGCAAATGACTTGGAGACGATTGAAAAAGATTTTTTGAAAAAATTTGACGTTAATAAAATGTCTTTTTTGGTTTCCTTGATCACTGATAATTACAGCGACGTATCAGAAAGTGAATTCCAAAAGCTGCTTCAAACCTATCAGTTAGACCTTACTGGAGAAAGGCAGGTCTTGCTAAATATCACTATTGATAAACCTTCCTTTGCAAAAAGCAGCAGTGGGAGCCAAAATTTAGAACTTATGAAGTTTTCATTAACCAATACTATCAGAAAAATTGTGGATAAGTATGTGCAAGGCGAGGTCTTTACTTTCACATCGAACAGTGTTGCTATTTTATCCGATACCAAAGAAAATATCGAAATGTATACAGATATTCTTGTGAAAGAAATTAATAAAAGTGTACAAAAAATATTTGGATTTTCTATCGGTATTGGAGTTAGCGAAGAATATGTACGGATTTCAGATACCAAACGAGCTTTTCAGTCTTCTATTTCAGCTTTAAATTACCAGACGACTCTTGGAGAAAACAAAGGGATTTATATTTCTGACATTGAAACCGTTCGTCAAAATGAAATAGTTTTCGATGAGGTTAATGAAGCGAAATTAGTTTCTCTGATTAAAATAGGGTCTAAAGAGGAATTAGAAACTTTTATAGATCAATTATTTCAACAATTTTATGTCGGAATGAATAGTCAAGAACATTTACAAATTTTTTTGATGGAATTATACGTGTCCGTCTTAAAAGCCTATAAAACAACGATTTTAAAATACGATTCAGATATACTTCAACAGGTGCAAGTCATTTCTGAGATTCATCGATATGAAGACAGACAAGTCATTAAAGAGTGGTTTAAAAACTTTTGCTTGTCAGCTATTGCAATCATTCAAGAGCAACGCAAAGAGAAAAGTGATTCTTTAGCTAAGCAAAGCTATGATTATTTAGTTAAACATTATTCAGATTCTTCCCTTTCTTTAAAACAAGTCAGCAAACAAATGTTGATCAGTCCTAGTTATTTTAGTTCGCTTTTTAAAAAAGAAAATGGTCTTTCTTTTACAGATGCACTGGTCAAAATACGCATGGAAAAAGCTAAAGAGCACTTATTGACGACAGACCATAAGATTTTTGAGATAGCAATAGATTCAGGCTATACCGACCAGCATTATTTTTCCTACTGCTTTAAAAAGTATTTTGGCGAATCACCAAACAAAATCCGGGAAACATTCAAAAAAAATAAACTCCTGGCTGAATCAAAAAGCTAG